Proteins encoded in a region of the Acidobacteriota bacterium genome:
- a CDS encoding inorganic diphosphatase, which produces MHPWHDSYIDDAQIDAAFPVIIEIPKGSSNKYELDKETGLLRLDRVLYSAVHYPADYGFIPRTFCDDGDPLDALVLSQDPVHPLTIVEARAIGVMRMRDEKGIDDKIVAVSVRDPAFADYTDKSQLPTHILRQVRQFFEEYKALENKQVVVEDMLGPQEAIVIIRSALELYRRLRRGELGKTGKARV; this is translated from the coding sequence ATGCATCCGTGGCACGACAGCTATATAGACGACGCCCAGATTGACGCGGCGTTCCCGGTCATCATCGAAATTCCCAAGGGCAGCTCCAACAAGTACGAACTCGACAAGGAAACGGGGCTGCTCCGGCTCGATCGGGTCCTCTACAGCGCCGTGCATTATCCAGCCGACTACGGCTTCATCCCCCGGACGTTTTGTGACGACGGCGACCCCTTGGACGCACTGGTGCTGAGCCAGGACCCCGTCCACCCGCTCACCATCGTGGAAGCCCGCGCGATTGGCGTCATGCGCATGCGTGATGAGAAGGGCATCGACGACAAGATCGTCGCCGTCAGTGTGCGGGACCCTGCGTTCGCCGACTACACAGACAAGAGCCAGCTCCCAACCCACATCCTTCGGCAGGTGCGCCAGTTCTTCGAGGAATACAAAGCACTCGAAAACAAGCAGGTGGTGGTGGAGGACATGCTCGGGCCGCAGGAAGCGATTGTCATCATTCGCAGCGCGCTCGAACTGTATCGCCGCTTGCGCCGTGGAGAACTGGGAAAGACGGGGAAGGCCCGGGTTTGA
- the argH gene encoding argininosuccinate lyase — protein MSNLWSGRFDSAPNAEVFDFGKSLGVDKRLIDDDLTGSSAWAQALSKAGVLTAADTHAIVAGLEAVRVAVHADPTLLDRADDEDVHAFVERELVARIGEAGKRLHTGRSRNEQVSVDFRLYLRRRIPALQRGVVSVVEAMVAQAELAGQATMPSYTHLRRAQPVLVAHVWLSHAAALRRDWDRLETARREADLMPLGSGAIAGTSYAIDTEFLAQTLGFSRVTLNSIDTSGDRDFVASFLYACAMCMTRLSRLAEDVILFTSEEFGFFELADEVATGSSLMPQKKNPDPMELVRGKAGRAIGVLAGWLATMKGLPLGYNKDLQEDKALAFSAEDDLAGCLMTSAAVVRTLTPRPAVMRQAASGLLLATEVADYLVSRGLPFRTAHEVSGKVVRDLYEAGRDFSSLDLQNWQRYHPLFEEGVFQAITPEAAVAARLTPQSTGPGPVEAALVETKRWVTSASAPAG, from the coding sequence ATGTCGAACTTATGGAGCGGGCGATTCGACAGCGCCCCCAATGCCGAGGTCTTCGATTTTGGCAAGTCGCTGGGCGTGGACAAGCGGCTGATTGACGACGACCTGACGGGGAGCAGCGCGTGGGCGCAGGCGCTCTCGAAAGCCGGAGTACTGACGGCCGCCGACACTCACGCCATCGTCGCGGGCCTGGAGGCGGTGCGCGTGGCCGTGCACGCCGATCCGACCCTGCTCGATCGTGCGGATGACGAGGATGTGCACGCGTTTGTGGAGCGCGAACTCGTGGCGCGCATCGGGGAGGCCGGCAAGCGGCTGCATACCGGCCGCTCGCGCAACGAGCAGGTCTCGGTGGACTTCCGGCTTTATCTGCGGCGCCGGATTCCCGCGCTGCAACGTGGCGTGGTGTCGGTGGTCGAAGCGATGGTCGCGCAGGCCGAACTGGCAGGGCAGGCCACGATGCCGTCGTACACGCACCTGCGCCGAGCCCAGCCGGTGCTCGTGGCGCATGTCTGGCTCTCACATGCGGCCGCCCTGCGACGGGATTGGGACCGCCTTGAGACCGCGCGCCGCGAAGCCGACCTGATGCCGCTGGGGTCGGGCGCCATTGCCGGCACCAGCTACGCCATCGACACCGAGTTCCTGGCGCAGACGCTCGGGTTTTCCCGGGTCACCCTGAACAGCATCGACACGTCGGGTGATCGGGATTTTGTGGCGAGCTTTCTCTACGCCTGCGCGATGTGCATGACGCGTCTGAGCCGGCTGGCCGAAGACGTCATCCTGTTTACGAGCGAAGAGTTCGGCTTCTTTGAACTGGCGGATGAAGTGGCGACCGGTTCAAGCCTGATGCCGCAGAAAAAGAACCCGGATCCGATGGAGTTGGTCCGCGGGAAGGCTGGACGCGCGATCGGCGTGCTGGCCGGTTGGCTGGCAACGATGAAGGGCCTGCCCCTTGGCTATAACAAGGACTTGCAGGAAGACAAGGCTCTGGCCTTTTCCGCTGAAGATGATCTGGCAGGCTGCCTGATGACGTCGGCAGCGGTGGTCCGCACGCTGACCCCGCGTCCGGCGGTGATGCGCCAGGCGGCCTCAGGGCTGCTTCTGGCGACCGAGGTGGCCGACTATCTGGTGAGCCGCGGGCTGCCGTTTCGGACGGCCCACGAGGTCTCTGGGAAGGTCGTTCGCGACCTGTACGAGGCCGGGCGCGATTTTTCGTCGCTCGACCTTCAAAACTGGCAGCGGTACCACCCCCTCTTTGAGGAAGGCGTGTTTCAGGCCATCACGCCCGAGGCGGCCGTGGCCGCCCGTCTGACGCCGCAATCGACCGGACCGGGGCCCGTGGAAGCCGCCTTAGTCGAGACGAAACGATGGGTTACGAGCGCTTCGGCGCCGGCCGGCTAG
- a CDS encoding acetylornithine/succinylornithine family transaminase, whose translation MTTSSTVTHSVQELEALHILQVYRRTPVVFERGEGAHLFTGDGRKYLDFISGVGVAALGHGHKGLADAIGAQAHTLLHTSNLFYHPLQAEVATLLAARTGLDRAFFCNSGAEAVEACLKFARRYWYSQGATTRTKYVAFTHSFHGRTMGALSVTWDDHYRAPFAPLIPNVVFADPTDVAGFNALVDDQTAAIIVEPIQGEGGVRPIPAAMAAAIEAACARTGALLIADEVQSGSGRTGPFLYSQTLGLTPDLIALGKALGAGVPVGVAMFSNAVAAAATPGDHGSTYGGNLLACRAALVFLEALSSPALAASMAAASDRLFSGLRAMQRRLPAIKDVRGAGLMVGVDLAFDAAPVVAAAFERGLLINRTSTTVVRLLPPYIITTADVDAALPLLEDAIVAGGTAQ comes from the coding sequence ATGACTACATCTTCGACGGTGACGCATTCGGTGCAGGAACTTGAAGCCCTGCATATCCTGCAGGTGTACCGCCGCACGCCGGTCGTGTTCGAACGCGGCGAAGGCGCGCACCTGTTCACAGGCGATGGCCGCAAGTACCTCGACTTCATCTCGGGCGTGGGTGTGGCCGCGCTTGGCCACGGCCACAAGGGCCTGGCCGATGCCATCGGCGCGCAGGCGCATACGCTCCTGCACACGTCGAACCTTTTCTATCACCCGCTGCAGGCTGAAGTCGCCACGCTGCTGGCCGCGCGCACGGGGCTTGACCGCGCGTTTTTCTGCAACAGCGGCGCCGAGGCCGTGGAAGCGTGCCTGAAGTTCGCGCGCCGCTATTGGTATTCGCAGGGGGCGACCACTCGCACGAAGTACGTCGCGTTCACGCACTCCTTCCACGGCCGCACGATGGGTGCGTTGTCGGTGACGTGGGACGACCACTACCGCGCACCGTTCGCGCCGCTCATTCCGAACGTGGTGTTCGCCGATCCCACTGACGTGGCGGGATTCAACGCGCTGGTGGACGATCAGACCGCGGCCATCATCGTCGAGCCGATTCAGGGCGAAGGCGGCGTGCGGCCGATTCCTGCGGCGATGGCGGCGGCCATCGAAGCCGCATGCGCACGCACGGGCGCGCTGCTGATCGCCGATGAAGTACAGAGCGGATCGGGGCGAACGGGGCCATTCCTGTACAGCCAGACGCTGGGGCTCACCCCCGACCTGATCGCGCTGGGCAAGGCGTTGGGGGCCGGGGTACCGGTGGGTGTGGCGATGTTCTCAAACGCCGTGGCAGCCGCGGCCACGCCTGGCGATCATGGCAGCACGTATGGCGGCAACCTCCTGGCCTGCCGGGCAGCGCTGGTCTTTCTCGAGGCGTTGTCTTCGCCGGCACTCGCGGCGTCGATGGCTGCGGCGTCGGATCGGTTGTTCTCGGGCTTGCGAGCGATGCAGCGGCGGCTACCGGCCATCAAGGACGTCCGGGGCGCGGGACTGATGGTGGGCGTGGACCTGGCATTCGACGCGGCGCCCGTGGTGGCGGCCGCATTCGAGCGCGGTCTACTGATTAACCGGACCAGCACCACCGTGGTGCGGCTGTTGCCGCCGTACATCATCACGACGGCGGATGTGGATGCGGCTCTGCCGCTGCTTGAAGACGCCATTGTGGCGGGAGGAACTGCACAGTGA
- the argF gene encoding ornithine carbamoyltransferase, giving the protein MTLESKDFLSILNLSPHALEQALALAAEFKTDRLQKRPHQQVLDGQHVALLFEKPSLRTHAAFTIAVRELGGDVIEPSSDVAFGGRESASDVARNLERWVRIVVVRTFEQSRLERFAAASDRMRVINALTDEEHPCQALADMQALLERWGNVKGRTIAFVGDGNNVAASLAQASVMLGMHVRLATPPGFELHAGLAESVHRVARLGATFTQGHDPAAAVRGVDAVYTDAWASMGQEDDAERRMGIFQPFQVNAALMAQAGQDALFMHCLPAHRGHEVTDEVIDAPVSIVFDQSENRLHTQKALLAMMSR; this is encoded by the coding sequence GTGACGCTTGAGTCCAAGGACTTTCTTTCCATCCTCAACCTCAGCCCCCACGCTCTCGAACAGGCGCTCGCCCTGGCAGCGGAGTTCAAGACGGATCGACTGCAGAAGCGGCCGCACCAGCAGGTGCTGGACGGCCAGCACGTCGCACTCCTCTTCGAGAAACCGTCCCTGCGCACACACGCCGCGTTCACGATTGCCGTGCGTGAGCTCGGTGGCGACGTGATCGAGCCCTCGAGCGACGTGGCGTTTGGTGGACGGGAGTCGGCCAGCGACGTGGCCCGCAACCTCGAACGCTGGGTGCGCATCGTGGTGGTGCGAACCTTCGAACAGTCGCGATTGGAGCGCTTTGCGGCCGCGTCAGACCGCATGCGCGTGATCAACGCGCTGACCGACGAAGAGCACCCGTGCCAGGCGCTTGCCGACATGCAGGCGCTGCTCGAGCGATGGGGCAACGTGAAGGGTCGCACCATCGCGTTTGTCGGCGATGGCAACAACGTGGCGGCATCGCTGGCACAGGCCTCGGTCATGCTCGGCATGCATGTGCGCCTGGCGACACCGCCAGGATTCGAACTCCATGCGGGACTCGCGGAATCGGTCCACCGCGTCGCCCGCCTGGGCGCCACGTTCACGCAGGGTCATGACCCTGCTGCTGCGGTCAGGGGCGTGGATGCCGTCTATACCGACGCCTGGGCCTCCATGGGCCAGGAAGACGACGCGGAGCGGCGCATGGGTATTTTCCAGCCGTTCCAGGTGAACGCGGCCCTGATGGCGCAGGCCGGCCAGGATGCCCTGTTCATGCACTGCCTGCCGGCGCACCGGGGCCATGAGGTGACCGACGAGGTGATTGACGCACCCGTGTCGATTGTCTTCGACCAGAGCGAGAATCGGCTGCACACACAGAAGGCGCTGCTTGCGATGATGTCGCGGTAG
- the argC gene encoding N-acetyl-gamma-glutamyl-phosphate reductase, with protein sequence MNTYPVPVRVAIAGATGYAGQELLNLLVWHPKVHIVAAMSSSAESAARPLPRLARTWDGKIEPFDRSRLEKEATFVFLAMPEAAAAELAPKLLDAGVKVIDLSGAFRIRDEEMRAKWYPATNLMPGSVAYGLVEHNREAIKDASMVACPGCYPTAALLALVPLVKAGLVDTSCGLIIDAKSGISGAGRTASDRTHFSENHGSMAAYGVMGHRHVAEMEQELGSEVTFVPHLVPLDRGILETIYVKTRPGTTNEAIGEALARAYKDEPFVRLTEEALPEIKHVAGTNFCDIGWVFDAASRRLIMVACLDNLVKGAAGQAVQNFNVMCGFDERMGLR encoded by the coding sequence ATGAATACATATCCAGTTCCGGTGCGTGTGGCGATTGCCGGGGCCACCGGTTATGCCGGCCAGGAATTATTGAATCTGCTGGTCTGGCACCCGAAGGTGCACATTGTGGCCGCCATGTCGTCGAGCGCCGAGTCGGCTGCCCGGCCGTTGCCCCGCCTCGCGCGCACCTGGGATGGCAAGATCGAGCCATTCGACCGGAGCCGCCTGGAAAAGGAAGCCACGTTTGTGTTTCTCGCGATGCCCGAAGCGGCCGCGGCGGAACTGGCGCCGAAACTCCTGGATGCCGGCGTCAAAGTCATCGACCTGTCGGGGGCCTTCAGGATTCGCGACGAAGAGATGCGCGCGAAATGGTATCCGGCCACGAACCTGATGCCCGGGTCGGTGGCCTACGGATTGGTTGAGCACAACCGGGAGGCGATCAAGGACGCATCCATGGTGGCGTGCCCCGGTTGCTATCCCACCGCTGCGCTGCTGGCGCTGGTTCCGCTGGTCAAGGCCGGTCTGGTGGATACGTCCTGCGGATTGATCATTGACGCCAAGTCGGGCATCTCTGGCGCGGGCCGGACGGCCAGCGATCGGACCCACTTCTCCGAGAACCACGGCTCGATGGCCGCCTACGGCGTGATGGGCCATCGTCACGTCGCGGAGATGGAACAGGAACTGGGCAGCGAAGTGACGTTTGTGCCGCACCTGGTGCCGCTCGACCGCGGCATCCTCGAGACCATTTACGTCAAGACACGACCCGGCACCACCAACGAGGCCATTGGCGAAGCCCTGGCGCGCGCCTACAAGGACGAGCCGTTTGTGCGCCTCACCGAAGAAGCGCTGCCGGAAATCAAACACGTGGCCGGAACAAACTTCTGCGACATCGGCTGGGTGTTTGATGCGGCAAGCCGGCGCTTGATCATGGTGGCGTGCCTCGACAATCTGGTGAAGGGCGCGGCCGGACAGGCCGTCCAGAACTTCAACGTCATGTGCGGGTTTGACGAGCGGATGGGACTGCGATGA
- the argJ gene encoding bifunctional glutamate N-acetyltransferase/amino-acid acetyltransferase ArgJ — MTARLIEGGVTTPAGFTAAGVYCGIKKPNPVTHPLDLCLIASTRGPVPAAAVFTTNLAVAAPVVVSRGHLDQSGGLCAGVVVNSGCANACTGDAGMEVARQMSAAAAAALGCDTSHIFVSSTGVIGVPLNLGKIKTGITAATVALSTDGGPDATRAIMTTDPFPKSCAAVIDTPKGRVTVGGMTKGSGMIEPRMATMLGFLTTDAKVAPAVLKAALRQVCDETFNAITVDGECSTNDCVLLMASGLSGVEITDPSDPALVEPLRAVAGHLAREIVRGGEGATKLVTVRVTGAASLGDARLAARTICNSPLVKTAIHGGDPNWGRLIAAAGRSGARFVLDAASVRIGDVDLFVHGVPFDERAAAAATVLEQERMVITVDLGTGGTDEATMWTCDFSEEYVKINAEYRT; from the coding sequence ATGACAGCGCGTCTCATCGAAGGCGGCGTGACCACGCCGGCCGGGTTCACTGCGGCCGGCGTCTACTGCGGGATCAAGAAGCCAAACCCCGTCACACATCCGCTCGACTTGTGCCTGATTGCGTCCACGCGCGGCCCCGTGCCTGCCGCGGCCGTCTTCACCACGAACCTGGCCGTGGCCGCACCCGTCGTGGTCTCGCGGGGCCACCTCGACCAGTCCGGTGGCCTCTGCGCGGGCGTGGTCGTCAACAGCGGCTGCGCCAACGCGTGCACGGGTGACGCCGGCATGGAAGTGGCCCGGCAGATGTCGGCGGCAGCAGCGGCGGCGCTGGGTTGTGACACCAGTCACATCTTTGTTTCCTCCACTGGTGTCATCGGTGTGCCGTTGAACCTCGGAAAGATCAAGACGGGTATCACCGCAGCGACGGTGGCGCTTTCCACCGACGGCGGTCCCGACGCCACACGCGCGATCATGACGACCGACCCGTTTCCCAAGTCGTGTGCGGCCGTCATCGACACGCCGAAAGGCCGCGTGACTGTCGGGGGCATGACCAAGGGCTCGGGCATGATCGAACCGCGGATGGCCACCATGCTCGGCTTCCTCACGACCGATGCCAAGGTGGCTCCCGCGGTGCTCAAGGCCGCTCTGCGTCAGGTGTGCGATGAGACATTCAACGCCATCACGGTGGATGGCGAATGCTCGACCAACGACTGCGTGCTGTTGATGGCGTCCGGACTTTCGGGCGTGGAGATTACCGACCCATCCGACCCCGCGCTGGTGGAACCGCTGCGCGCGGTGGCGGGCCACCTGGCGCGAGAGATTGTCCGGGGCGGCGAGGGCGCAACCAAACTCGTGACCGTGCGGGTTACCGGAGCCGCGTCGCTCGGCGACGCAAGACTCGCCGCGAGGACGATCTGCAATTCGCCGCTCGTGAAGACTGCGATCCACGGCGGCGACCCGAATTGGGGTCGCCTGATCGCCGCGGCCGGACGGTCGGGCGCCCGCTTTGTGCTCGACGCCGCATCCGTGCGCATCGGCGACGTGGATCTCTTCGTTCATGGCGTGCCGTTTGATGAGCGCGCGGCGGCGGCCGCCACGGTGCTTGAGCAGGAACGGATGGTCATTACGGTGGACCTGGGCACCGGCGGCACCGACGAGGCGACGATGTGGACCTGCGATTTCAGTGAGGAATACGTCAAGATCAACGCGGAGTACCGCACGTGA
- a CDS encoding argininosuccinate synthase: MTPTGHVILLAYAGDFESSVAVAWLEEQYQTDVVTVTLDLGQGTDLADVRDRALALGAVRAHVVDVREEFARTAVAPALALGVGDPRVAALARPMVAKYLAQVAAIEGTAMVAHGSHVPQSDAAGLDALVAAGGGDLRVMAPCRDWALTPAQVLHFAKARGVPLPSAVDHLNAVRNLWGRALTGNLLSDPWAEVPPADYTLTRSVTDWSATPATLDLEFADGVPVSLNGVSMPLIELLPSLETIAGSHGLGRLDFPAIPGVRPRIVEEAPAPVVLHQAMRALSAVVPALWPAVRGTVRLKCHLGECHIEEVSI; this comes from the coding sequence GTGACCCCGACTGGACATGTCATTTTGCTGGCCTACGCCGGCGACTTTGAGTCGTCGGTGGCGGTGGCGTGGCTCGAGGAGCAATATCAGACCGATGTCGTGACGGTCACGCTCGACCTCGGGCAAGGGACTGATCTCGCTGACGTGCGTGATCGGGCGCTGGCGCTTGGCGCCGTGCGCGCGCACGTCGTTGATGTGCGCGAAGAGTTTGCACGCACCGCCGTGGCACCGGCACTCGCCCTTGGTGTGGGCGACCCGCGGGTGGCTGCGCTTGCGCGGCCGATGGTGGCCAAGTATCTGGCGCAGGTCGCGGCGATTGAGGGCACGGCCATGGTGGCCCATGGCAGCCATGTGCCCCAGTCGGACGCCGCCGGTCTCGATGCACTGGTGGCGGCAGGCGGTGGGGACCTGCGCGTGATGGCGCCCTGCCGCGACTGGGCACTGACGCCCGCGCAGGTCTTGCACTTCGCAAAGGCCCGAGGCGTGCCGTTGCCTTCGGCAGTGGACCACCTGAACGCCGTGCGCAACCTGTGGGGCCGCGCGCTCACCGGCAACCTGCTCAGCGACCCGTGGGCCGAAGTCCCGCCGGCCGACTACACGCTCACTCGATCGGTGACGGACTGGTCAGCGACTCCCGCAACACTGGACCTGGAGTTTGCCGACGGTGTGCCGGTGTCCCTCAACGGCGTGTCGATGCCGCTGATCGAGCTGTTGCCCAGTCTGGAAACCATCGCCGGCTCTCATGGCCTTGGACGTCTCGACTTTCCGGCCATCCCGGGAGTGCGCCCGCGAATTGTCGAAGAAGCGCCCGCCCCTGTCGTCCTGCATCAGGCAATGAGGGCGCTGTCGGCCGTGGTGCCTGCCCTGTGGCCGGCGGTGCGCGGCACCGTGCGATTGAAATGTCATCTGGGCGAGTGCCACATCGAAGAGGTGTCCATCTGA
- the argB gene encoding acetylglutamate kinase encodes MTGPLVLKLGGELIETAAARAAFAQMALALQASRPLVVVHGGGRAIDAELARRQIAPNKVDGIRITDAPTLEAVVAVLAGTANTELVAALVMAGVRAVGLTGADAGMAEATRALPMTSTTGAIVDLGLVGDPDDADPSLLELLMTQGYVPVVASLGIESGPSGAGILNVNADVMACRLAAALGAELIIAGTTAGVLDSNGALIPAVTVAGIATLIGDGTATAGMVAKLSACRAALEDGVPSVRLVDGQKFGPGVNPAALPGTTLTQHAARETAQAVGQR; translated from the coding sequence ATGACCGGGCCTCTCGTCCTCAAGCTCGGCGGCGAATTGATCGAGACAGCCGCAGCGCGTGCGGCGTTTGCGCAGATGGCCCTCGCCCTGCAGGCGTCGCGACCGTTGGTGGTCGTGCATGGCGGTGGACGCGCCATCGATGCGGAGCTGGCGCGGCGACAGATCGCCCCGAACAAAGTGGATGGCATCCGGATTACCGACGCGCCCACGCTTGAAGCGGTCGTGGCGGTACTCGCCGGCACCGCCAACACCGAACTGGTCGCGGCCCTGGTGATGGCCGGCGTGCGGGCCGTTGGGCTGACCGGGGCGGACGCAGGGATGGCCGAGGCGACTCGCGCGCTCCCCATGACCTCAACGACCGGCGCGATTGTGGATCTCGGCCTGGTCGGCGATCCCGACGATGCGGATCCGTCGTTGCTTGAACTATTGATGACTCAGGGATACGTGCCGGTGGTGGCCAGCCTCGGCATCGAATCCGGCCCCTCGGGCGCCGGCATCCTCAACGTCAACGCCGATGTCATGGCGTGCCGTCTGGCGGCGGCATTGGGAGCGGAACTGATCATCGCCGGCACCACGGCGGGGGTCCTCGACTCGAACGGTGCCCTGATCCCGGCGGTCACGGTGGCCGGCATTGCGACATTGATTGGCGACGGCACGGCCACGGCGGGCATGGTGGCCAAACTCAGCGCCTGCCGCGCGGCGCTCGAAGACGGTGTGCCGAGCGTACGCCTTGTGGACGGACAGAAGTTTGGTCCGGGAGTGAATCCGGCGGCGTTGCCGGGCACGACCCTGACACAACACGCGGCGAGAGAGACCGCGCAGGCAGTGGGACAGCGATGA
- a CDS encoding GNAT family N-acetyltransferase: MTDLIIRPATAADAEAIHTLVTDHLDEGHLLPRELGELRVHADRFIVCDVAGRIAACAELAPLSPKVAEVRSLVVSRDFRGAGLAHRLVGELRTRARISGFDTLTAFAHDARFFVRQGFSIVPHVWVPEKIMTDCVGCPLFRKCAQYAVVLPLQTQQLYRRSSPLVTAERSNARVA; encoded by the coding sequence GTGACCGATTTGATCATCCGGCCCGCGACTGCCGCGGACGCCGAGGCGATTCATACGCTGGTGACCGACCATCTGGACGAGGGCCACTTGTTGCCCCGCGAGCTGGGGGAACTGCGCGTCCACGCCGATCGATTCATCGTGTGTGATGTGGCCGGGCGGATTGCGGCGTGTGCCGAGCTGGCGCCGCTCTCCCCCAAGGTGGCCGAGGTGCGGTCGCTCGTGGTGTCACGCGACTTCCGAGGCGCGGGTCTGGCGCATCGCCTGGTGGGCGAACTGCGCACGCGCGCAAGGATCAGCGGCTTCGATACCCTCACGGCATTCGCGCACGACGCGCGATTCTTCGTGCGGCAGGGTTTCTCAATCGTGCCGCACGTGTGGGTGCCCGAGAAGATCATGACCGACTGCGTCGGCTGCCCGCTCTTCCGCAAGTGCGCGCAGTACGCCGTGGTACTGCCGCTTCAGACGCAGCAGTTGTATCGTCGCAGCAGCCCACTGGTGACCGCAGAGCGCTCGAACGCGCGGGTGGCATGA
- a CDS encoding arginine repressor: MKSWRQSQILEIVDQEAVASQEELRRHLAAKGIEATQATISRDLKELSLVKRAGDGAYVRPGIERSSPATDEQLRRAVATLVRNLERVGNLVVLRTDPGQAQPVAILIDRAQPAEVAGTIAGDDTILIIGRGEDAARALETRWNGVVKG; this comes from the coding sequence ATGAAGTCTTGGCGCCAATCGCAGATTCTTGAAATCGTGGACCAGGAGGCTGTGGCGTCCCAGGAGGAGCTGCGGCGTCACCTGGCGGCGAAGGGCATTGAGGCGACTCAGGCCACCATCTCTCGTGACCTGAAGGAACTGAGCCTGGTCAAGCGCGCCGGCGATGGCGCGTACGTGCGGCCCGGCATCGAGCGCAGTTCGCCCGCCACTGATGAGCAGTTGCGACGTGCGGTGGCCACGCTCGTGCGCAATCTCGAACGCGTTGGCAATTTGGTGGTGTTGCGCACCGACCCCGGACAGGCCCAGCCGGTCGCGATCCTGATCGACAGGGCGCAGCCTGCGGAGGTGGCGGGCACCATTGCCGGTGACGACACGATTCTCATCATTGGTCGCGGCGAAGACGCCGCGCGTGCGCTTGAAACACGGTGGAATGGAGTGGTGAAAGGGTGA